In Selenomonas dianae, a genomic segment contains:
- a CDS encoding peptidoglycan-binding protein: MVRKLLLAAQKIMWKVRLRRPLRRVQGALTVGTMLAVTALPALHAPAAAAHILVKEGMRGAVVQHVQELLIQGGYLDGAADGVAGPLTRTAIEDCQKAHGLTVDGICGAATYRVLSGGAEYDPVALGIHEERTEQTVSRGGGRALYVSATAYSAHDPGNGNHTATGTLVRRGVIAVDPAVIPLGTRVFIPGYGEAVAEDIGYAISGNCIDVAFDTHAEALMFGRQNLEIFIME; encoded by the coding sequence ATGGTACGAAAACTCCTTTTGGCAGCACAAAAGATCATGTGGAAGGTTCGGCTGCGCAGACCGCTGCGGCGCGTTCAGGGAGCGCTCACCGTCGGGACGATGCTTGCCGTTACGGCACTGCCGGCGCTCCATGCGCCCGCTGCGGCGGCGCACATTCTCGTAAAGGAAGGGATGCGCGGCGCGGTGGTGCAGCACGTACAGGAGCTGCTGATCCAAGGGGGCTATCTCGACGGCGCGGCGGACGGTGTTGCAGGTCCTCTGACGCGCACGGCGATTGAGGACTGCCAGAAGGCGCACGGACTCACGGTGGACGGCATCTGCGGTGCGGCGACGTACCGCGTGCTCTCGGGCGGTGCGGAGTACGATCCCGTCGCGCTCGGGATTCACGAGGAGCGGACGGAGCAGACGGTCAGCCGCGGCGGCGGGCGGGCGCTCTATGTGTCCGCGACGGCGTACAGCGCACACGATCCCGGCAACGGCAATCACACGGCGACCGGAACGCTCGTGCGGCGCGGCGTGATCGCCGTCGATCCGGCGGTGATCCCCCTCGGTACGCGGGTGTTCATCCCGGGCTATGGAGAGGCGGTCGCGGAGGACATCGGCTATGCGATCAGCGGCAACTGCATTGATGTTGCATTTGATACGCACGCCGAGGCGCTGATGTTCGGGCGGCAGAACCTCGAAATCTTTATCATGGAGTAG
- a CDS encoding phosphoethanolamine transferase has protein sequence MNLSTERANEWIRAAAAAGVYFLTLIACYINMGQDMGAEYFLPALLPVLAVLMLMQYGTGVPLFSRGMIGAMVPGLLWCVTFPLLYVWTYQRDWYRSLIFYDFLIGTAQMLMLAALGGVLFHLGRKRLTAALLSVIGFLMALIPLTQIAYYMTVWHALSPASLMALYLTNWHEAGDYIESTVGVLPAVLVVLVLLLLIYLSYRSYLVFARRIYPSAEGSRMGSLVFVMLVAAGVHITLIPECSIAGLYNDVTTYVEETQSYGLHQDERYASLIIDMENTLAARAPGTVIFVIGESASRNYMHYYTPSFPYENTPWMEQMAAEREGFYVYPHTYSCWTQTVPVLERALTEKSQYNDKEFFESASLLDVAKKIGYHTYWFSNQGRYGQFDSAITMVAKTADVAEWTDDSYTFTTKFDETLLPYLTRIDPHENNFIVLHLMGSHIYYNNRYPDEWAKFAAEDGESAMTSAPSYANSILYTDYILSQIFSYAEKNLNLRAMVYFSDHGENLKISHNPDVFSFDMVRIPFFIYLSPEYRAALPNRAATLAGRRDAYFTNDMMYDTVCGLLGAPNNRYDPRQDFSSPAYGFTRETLTTMFGNHALTEDTTDEGMKAEGKAQ, from the coding sequence ATGAATCTATCGACGGAGCGCGCGAATGAATGGATTCGCGCAGCGGCGGCGGCGGGGGTCTACTTCCTGACGCTGATCGCGTGTTATATCAACATGGGACAGGACATGGGCGCGGAGTATTTTCTCCCCGCGCTCCTTCCTGTCCTCGCCGTTCTCATGCTCATGCAGTACGGGACAGGCGTGCCGCTCTTCTCACGCGGCATGATCGGGGCGATGGTGCCGGGGCTGCTCTGGTGCGTGACCTTTCCGCTCCTCTATGTGTGGACGTATCAGAGGGACTGGTACCGCTCGCTGATCTTCTACGACTTCCTCATTGGGACGGCGCAGATGCTCATGCTTGCCGCGCTCGGCGGCGTGCTCTTTCATCTCGGGCGCAAACGCCTGACAGCGGCGCTGCTCTCCGTGATCGGCTTTCTCATGGCACTCATCCCGCTCACCCAGATCGCCTACTATATGACGGTCTGGCACGCACTCAGCCCCGCGTCCCTCATGGCGCTCTATCTGACGAATTGGCACGAGGCGGGGGACTACATCGAGTCGACGGTGGGGGTTCTGCCCGCTGTGCTTGTTGTGCTTGTATTGCTGCTGCTCATCTATCTGTCATACCGCAGCTATCTGGTGTTCGCCCGACGCATTTATCCGAGCGCGGAGGGCTCGCGCATGGGCAGCCTTGTATTCGTGATGCTCGTTGCGGCGGGGGTGCATATCACGCTGATTCCCGAGTGCTCGATTGCAGGGCTTTACAATGACGTGACGACGTACGTTGAGGAAACACAGTCGTATGGGCTGCACCAGGACGAGCGATATGCTTCGCTCATTATAGATATGGAGAACACCCTCGCGGCGCGTGCGCCGGGGACGGTGATCTTCGTCATCGGTGAGTCCGCCTCGCGCAACTATATGCACTACTACACGCCGTCCTTCCCGTACGAGAATACGCCGTGGATGGAGCAGATGGCGGCGGAGCGCGAGGGCTTCTATGTCTATCCGCACACCTATTCCTGCTGGACGCAGACCGTGCCCGTCCTGGAGCGTGCACTGACGGAAAAGAGCCAGTACAACGACAAGGAGTTCTTTGAGTCGGCATCGCTGCTCGATGTGGCGAAGAAGATCGGCTACCATACCTATTGGTTCAGCAATCAGGGACGTTACGGGCAGTTCGACAGTGCGATCACGATGGTGGCAAAGACGGCGGACGTGGCGGAGTGGACGGACGACTCCTATACCTTTACCACGAAATTTGACGAAACGCTGCTGCCGTATCTCACGCGCATTGATCCGCACGAGAACAACTTCATCGTCCTGCATCTGATGGGCAGCCACATCTACTACAACAACCGTTATCCCGATGAATGGGCGAAGTTCGCCGCCGAGGACGGCGAATCGGCGATGACCAGCGCACCGTCGTACGCGAACAGCATTCTCTATACGGACTACATTCTCTCGCAGATCTTCAGCTATGCGGAGAAGAATCTGAACCTCCGCGCGATGGTCTATTTCTCCGATCACGGGGAAAATCTGAAGATCTCGCACAACCCCGATGTGTTCAGCTTTGATATGGTGCGCATTCCGTTCTTCATCTACCTCTCGCCGGAGTACCGCGCCGCCCTCCCGAACCGCGCAGCGACCCTTGCGGGACGCAGGGATGCGTATTTCACCAACGATATGATGTACGATACGGTCTGCGGGCTGCTCGGCGCACCGAACAACCGCTACGACCCGCGGCAGGACTTTTCGAGCCCCGCCTACGGCTTCACGCGTGAGACGCTGACGACGATGTTCGGCAACCACGCGCTCACGGAGGACACGACGGATGAAGGGATGAAGGCGGAGGGAAAGGCGCAGTAG
- a CDS encoding pyridoxal-phosphate dependent enzyme: MHFYCEHCKKEYPIATHSYLCECGGLFRLYRSAMDAGDRHEAVTLGETETPLLPLVIEGSRFYLKMEDRQPTGSFKDRGAKRLIGELAYLGIERVAIDSAGNAGAAVAAYAAAAGMACRVYVPDDISAERVRQITAYGAEVVRVPNGRMNAGSTLRAELGSDYYASHVYNPLFADGIKSMAHEIYHQLGDAVPDYIFVPIGNGSLLLGLYQGFAELGRLPHFVGVQSTKCAPVVEAFHDLPETPRKNTIAETIRVGAPQRLEDILKALRRSGGDAVAVEDSDILKAAKKLNRRGLYAELTAAAALAGARAFFADGMPDNYRTVIPVPGSGLKR; encoded by the coding sequence ATGCACTTCTACTGTGAGCACTGCAAAAAAGAATACCCCATCGCAACGCACAGCTATCTGTGCGAATGCGGGGGGCTTTTTCGTCTGTATCGGAGCGCGATGGATGCGGGTGACCGCCATGAGGCGGTGACGCTCGGCGAGACCGAGACGCCTCTCCTGCCGCTCGTCATCGAGGGGAGCCGCTTCTACCTTAAGATGGAGGATCGCCAGCCGACGGGCTCGTTCAAGGATCGCGGGGCGAAACGTCTCATCGGCGAGCTCGCGTATCTCGGCATCGAACGCGTCGCCATCGACTCGGCGGGCAATGCGGGCGCGGCGGTCGCGGCGTATGCGGCGGCAGCGGGCATGGCGTGCCGCGTCTACGTCCCCGACGACATCTCCGCCGAGCGCGTGCGGCAGATCACGGCGTACGGCGCGGAGGTGGTGCGTGTGCCGAACGGGCGCATGAATGCGGGCAGTACGCTGCGTGCGGAGCTGGGCAGCGACTACTACGCCTCCCACGTCTACAATCCGCTCTTTGCCGACGGCATCAAGAGTATGGCACACGAGATCTATCATCAGCTCGGCGATGCCGTTCCCGACTACATCTTCGTCCCCATCGGCAACGGCTCCCTTCTCCTCGGGCTTTACCAAGGATTTGCCGAGCTCGGGCGGCTGCCGCATTTCGTTGGTGTGCAGAGTACGAAATGTGCGCCCGTCGTGGAGGCGTTTCACGATCTGCCTGAGACCCCGCGCAAGAACACCATCGCCGAGACCATCCGCGTGGGTGCGCCACAGCGGTTGGAGGACATTCTCAAGGCATTGCGCCGCAGCGGGGGCGATGCGGTCGCCGTCGAGGACAGCGACATCCTCAAGGCGGCGAAGAAGCTCAATCGGCGCGGCCTCTACGCCGAACTCACGGCGGCGGCGGCACTGGCGGGCGCACGCGCCTTTTTCGCGGACGGGATGCCTGACAACTACCGCACCGTCATCCCCGTGCCCGGCAGCGGACTGAAGCGATAG
- a CDS encoding menaquinone biosynthesis protein, with translation MVPRLGHIAFLNVLPLTYALAHGAAEGLDVLRATPAQLNGRLEARNLDVSGVSSITYARHADDLLVLPDVCIASDGDVRSVILVSRVPAEQIKNARVLLSDKSASSHALLKIILRRAYDAAPQYETRALVPSDPVPEGAAGALFIGDDALELYHHPPEGVYIYDLAQEWKRLTGARMVFGIWAAARAFAEAHPAALQMVHARIVRAFRDWNAVKEEAITEVLADGRFTRAQLREYLGSAVVWRLDAATLAGLRLFYQYAAEDGLVDRAPAIVLARV, from the coding sequence ATGGTACCGCGTCTGGGTCATATCGCGTTTTTGAATGTGCTGCCGCTGACGTACGCGCTCGCGCACGGGGCTGCGGAAGGGTTGGATGTCCTGCGTGCGACGCCCGCGCAGCTGAACGGGCGGCTGGAGGCACGGAATCTCGATGTATCGGGGGTGTCCTCGATCACGTATGCGCGTCATGCGGACGATCTTCTCGTCCTGCCCGATGTGTGCATCGCCTCGGACGGCGATGTGCGCAGCGTGATTCTCGTGAGCCGCGTTCCTGCGGAGCAGATCAAAAACGCGCGTGTCCTGCTTTCGGACAAGTCCGCGTCCTCGCACGCCCTCCTCAAGATCATCCTGCGGCGTGCGTACGATGCCGCACCGCAGTACGAAACGCGGGCACTTGTGCCGTCCGATCCCGTACCCGAGGGGGCGGCGGGTGCTCTTTTCATCGGGGACGATGCGCTCGAACTCTATCATCATCCGCCCGAGGGGGTCTACATCTATGACCTCGCGCAGGAGTGGAAGCGGCTGACGGGCGCACGCATGGTGTTCGGCATCTGGGCGGCGGCGCGTGCCTTTGCCGAGGCGCATCCCGCGGCGCTGCAGATGGTACACGCGCGGATTGTGCGGGCGTTCCGCGACTGGAATGCGGTGAAGGAGGAGGCGATCACCGAGGTGCTTGCGGACGGGCGGTTCACGCGGGCGCAGCTGCGGGAGTACCTTGGCAGCGCGGTGGTCTGGCGGCTCGATGCGGCGACGCTCGCGGGGCTGCGCCTGTTCTATCAGTATGCGGCGGAGGATGGGCTGGTCGACCGCGCTCCTGCGATTGTGCTTGCCCGCGTTTGA
- a CDS encoding DUF4258 domain-containing protein — translation MITIKQLCTYYDTDMVFMTAHSAERFRQRGIRARDVRNAVHTGEIIEQYPNDFPYPSCLILGKSLDGRHIHVVMSDEGASSRIITAYFPDVDKWSEDFKTRRGQNDELSNL, via the coding sequence ATGATAACGATTAAACAGCTGTGCACTTACTATGATACCGATATGGTTTTTATGACGGCGCATTCGGCGGAGCGGTTCAGACAGCGTGGGATTCGAGCAAGGGATGTGCGGAATGCAGTACATACGGGCGAAATCATCGAGCAGTATCCGAATGATTTCCCATATCCGAGTTGCCTTATATTAGGGAAAAGTTTGGATGGACGGCATATTCATGTCGTTATGAGTGACGAGGGGGCATCGAGCCGTATTATAACCGCCTACTTTCCTGATGTGGATAAGTGGAGTGAAGATTTCAAAACGAGAAGGGGGCAGAACGATGAACTGTCTAATTTGTAA
- a CDS encoding type II toxin-antitoxin system MqsA family antitoxin, whose product MNCLICKDGTMKEGTGTYFAALAHCYVIIENVPCCVCSQCGETLYSASVMEKIDEILERIEKIASKIFIMDYRDAA is encoded by the coding sequence ATGAACTGTCTAATTTGTAAGGACGGGACGATGAAAGAGGGCACAGGCACATACTTTGCCGCACTTGCACATTGCTACGTCATCATTGAAAATGTGCCCTGCTGTGTCTGCTCTCAATGCGGTGAAACCCTGTATTCTGCTTCCGTCATGGAGAAAATTGACGAGATCTTGGAGCGCATTGAGAAGATTGCGAGCAAGATCTTTATTATGGACTATCGGGATGCTGCTTAG
- a CDS encoding type II toxin-antitoxin system RelE/ParE family toxin translates to MNIYEIIMTPDAIDDLRELCDYIADVLHAPDAALTHIRMLRTEIGTLATMPERHKCVDDEPWGSYGIRRIAVKNFVVYYRIDDASHRVYILNIIYAKRDQMRMLAQIKMD, encoded by the coding sequence ATGAACATCTATGAGATCATCATGACGCCCGACGCCATCGACGACCTCAGAGAACTATGTGACTACATTGCAGATGTTTTGCACGCTCCCGATGCGGCACTTACCCATATCCGAATGCTCCGCACAGAGATCGGAACGCTCGCAACCATGCCGGAGCGTCATAAATGCGTGGACGACGAACCGTGGGGGTCGTACGGCATTCGTAGAATTGCGGTGAAGAACTTTGTCGTATACTATCGCATTGACGATGCTTCCCACCGTGTCTATATTCTGAATATCATCTACGCCAAACGCGATCAGATGCGTATGCTTGCACAGATAAAAATGGATTGA
- a CDS encoding Ppx/GppA phosphatase family protein encodes MLHAIIDIGSNTIRMAVYRIEGRSFELLLKRKHTVGLAGYLDHGRLVREGIEKTVKILRGFMDFIATFAIPHVHAFATAALRSAKNSRAATEEITRRSGVHIRIISGAEEAAYDFIGATASIAHADGIMVDIGGGSTEIIHYRAHEMRGRWSLPLGSLALSKAYVAGLLPTSAECAEICAAVERVLDDASDVRRLRAAHMVGMGGVLSSASRMHGLLYPEETPRLLRVAHLPAMIERFGSGQKLSECDTAVLLRSAPDRLHTIIPGMVIAHTLADTFAAVDILYSDSGVREGYIWKEIIGVEE; translated from the coding sequence ATGCTGCACGCCATCATTGACATCGGGTCGAACACCATCCGCATGGCGGTCTATCGGATCGAGGGCCGCTCCTTTGAGTTGCTCTTAAAGCGCAAGCATACCGTCGGGCTTGCGGGCTACCTCGACCACGGACGGCTCGTGCGCGAGGGCATCGAAAAGACCGTCAAGATCCTGCGCGGATTCATGGACTTCATCGCGACGTTCGCCATCCCGCACGTCCATGCCTTTGCGACGGCGGCGCTGCGCTCCGCGAAAAACAGCCGCGCCGCGACCGAGGAGATCACGCGCCGCTCGGGCGTTCACATCCGCATCATCAGCGGCGCGGAGGAGGCGGCGTACGACTTTATCGGCGCGACCGCAAGCATCGCCCACGCAGACGGCATCATGGTGGACATCGGCGGCGGCAGCACCGAGATCATCCACTATCGCGCGCATGAGATGCGGGGACGGTGGAGTCTGCCCCTCGGCTCGCTCGCCCTGAGCAAGGCGTACGTTGCGGGGCTGCTCCCGACCTCTGCGGAGTGCGCGGAGATTTGCGCGGCGGTGGAACGCGTTTTGGATGATGCGTCCGACGTGCGCCGTCTGCGTGCCGCTCACATGGTCGGCATGGGCGGTGTGCTCAGCAGTGCGAGCCGTATGCACGGGCTGCTTTATCCCGAGGAAACACCGCGCCTCCTGCGCGTCGCGCATCTCCCCGCGATGATCGAGCGGTTCGGCAGCGGGCAGAAACTCAGCGAGTGCGATACCGCCGTCCTCCTGCGCTCCGCCCCCGACCGCCTCCACACCATCATCCCCGGCATGGTGATCGCCCATACCCTCGCTGACACCTTCGCCGCTGTGGACATCCTCTACAGCGACTCGGGCGTACGCGAGGGGTATATATGGAAGGAAATCATCGGGGTGGAGGAATGA
- a CDS encoding secretion protein HlyD has product MFCPVKETNRTHSRGYVEDLSTQRGRKRCTKMIGLNLSVLPLS; this is encoded by the coding sequence ATTTTTTGTCCTGTCAAGGAGACAAACCGGACGCATAGCAGAGGCTATGTGGAGGATTTGTCGACGCAGAGAGGGCGAAAAAGATGCACCAAGATGATTGGGCTGAATTTATCAGTGCTTCCTTTATCATAA
- a CDS encoding phosphoribosylaminoimidazolecarboxamide formyltransferase yields the protein MNEIELKYGCNPNQTPARVYAEGGLPFTVLNGRPGYINLLDALNSWQLVRELRAMSGLPAAASFKHVSPAGAALGLPLSETLARATHAPQGDLSPVACAYVRARGADRMSSYGDFAAVSDVCDESLAEFLRGEVSDGIIAPGYTEKALEILKSKRKGSYLILQMDESYAPPALERKDVYGVTFEQQRNNVAITEECLSDRPTANKDIPDAARRDLLLALITLKYTQSNSVCYAVDGQAIGVGAGQQSRVHCTRLAGNKADIWQLRQSPQVLALPFREDIRRPDRDNAIDVYVAGDEDDYALLAADWQRLFTEKPAPFTRTEKRDFLRTIHGVSLGSDAFFPFGDNVERAHQSGVSYIAQSGGSIRDDNVIETCDKYGIAMAMTHIRLFHH from the coding sequence ATGAACGAAATCGAACTCAAATACGGCTGCAACCCGAACCAAACGCCCGCACGCGTCTATGCAGAGGGCGGACTGCCCTTCACCGTGCTGAACGGTCGCCCCGGCTACATCAACCTGCTCGACGCGCTGAACAGCTGGCAGCTCGTGCGCGAGCTGCGGGCGATGTCGGGTCTGCCCGCCGCCGCCTCGTTCAAGCACGTCAGCCCCGCAGGAGCGGCACTCGGCCTCCCGCTCTCGGAGACACTGGCGCGTGCGACCCATGCGCCGCAGGGCGATCTCTCGCCTGTCGCGTGTGCCTATGTGCGTGCGCGCGGCGCGGACCGCATGAGCTCCTACGGCGACTTTGCCGCCGTCTCCGATGTCTGCGACGAGAGCCTCGCGGAGTTCCTGCGCGGCGAGGTGTCCGACGGCATCATCGCGCCGGGCTATACGGAGAAAGCACTTGAAATCCTAAAGAGCAAACGCAAGGGCAGCTACCTCATCCTCCAGATGGACGAGAGCTACGCGCCGCCCGCACTGGAGCGCAAAGATGTGTACGGCGTGACCTTCGAGCAGCAGCGCAACAACGTGGCGATCACAGAGGAGTGCCTGAGCGACCGCCCGACGGCGAACAAGGACATCCCCGACGCGGCACGCCGCGACCTCCTGCTCGCGCTCATCACGCTGAAATACACCCAGTCCAACTCCGTCTGCTACGCCGTCGACGGACAGGCAATCGGGGTTGGTGCGGGTCAGCAGTCGCGCGTCCACTGCACGCGCCTCGCGGGCAACAAGGCGGACATCTGGCAGCTGCGCCAGAGCCCGCAGGTGCTCGCCCTCCCGTTCCGTGAGGACATTCGCCGGCCCGACCGCGACAACGCCATCGATGTCTATGTAGCGGGCGACGAGGACGACTACGCGCTCCTCGCAGCGGACTGGCAGCGACTTTTCACAGAGAAGCCTGCACCGTTCACGCGTACGGAAAAGCGTGACTTCCTCCGCACCATCCATGGCGTTTCCCTCGGCTCGGACGCGTTCTTCCCGTTCGGCGACAACGTGGAGCGCGCCCACCAGAGCGGTGTCTCCTACATCGCGCAGAGCGGCGGCTCGATCCGCGACGACAACGTCATCGAGACGTGCGACAAGTACGGCATCGCGATGGCGATGACCCACATCCGCCTGTTCCATCACTGA